A genomic window from Lutra lutra chromosome 17, mLutLut1.2, whole genome shotgun sequence includes:
- the MON1B gene encoding vacuolar fusion protein MON1 homolog B, translating to MEAGGDTTAPAPGDAEDLEDTRFPSEEAGEDGEVHEAPPAPGDGDLEKTESEMKDQPSSLLSPLPQTEAPSCNCGLWDPAASENSPEGGAESGAGGQGGDPSDEVWRSKRKHVFVLSEAGKPIYSRYGSVEALSTTMGVMTALVSFVQSAGDAIRAIYAEDHKLVFLQQGPLLLVAVSRTPQSAAQLRGELLAVHAQIVSTLTRASVARIFARKQNYDLRRLLAGSERTLDRLLDSVERDPGALLLGAVRCVPLARPLREALGALLRRCTAPGLALSVLAIGGRLVTAAQERTVLAECRLDPADLQLLLDWVGAPAFAAGEAWAPVCLPRFNPDGFFYAYVARLDAMPVCLLLLGTDPEAFHDMATCRRLVEEGMHALGAMRALGEAASFSNAPSASAPAYSVQAVGAPGLRHFLYKPLDIPDHHRQLPQFTSPELEAPYSREEERQRLSDLYHRLHARLHSASRPLRLIYHVAERETLLAWVTSKFELYTCLSPLVTKAGAILVVTKLLRWVKKEEDRLFIRYPPKYSTPPAAPAASTDQPSHNGLFTGP from the exons AATCCGAGATGAAGGATCAGCCATCCAGCCTGCTGTCACCACTGCCCCAAACAGAGGCCCCATCATGCAACTGTGGGCTTTGGGATCCTGCAGCCTCAGAGAATAGTCCCGAGGGTGGCGCCGAGAGTGGCGCTGGGGGCCAGGGCGGGGACCCCAGTGATGAGGTCTGGCGCAGCAAGCGAAAGCACGTGTTTGTGCTGAGCGAGGCAGGCAAGCCCATCTACTCAAGGTATGGCAGCGTGGAGGCACTGTCGACGACCATGGGTGTGATGACGGCCCTCGTGTCCTTCGTGCAGAGTGCAGGAGATGCCATCCGCGCCATCTATGCTg aggaCCACAAGCTGGTGTTCCTACAGCAGGGCCCACTGCTGCTGGTGGCTGTGTCGAGGACTCCTCAGTCGGCagcccagctccgcggggagctGCTGGCCGTGCACGCACAGATCGTGAGCACGCTGACGCGTGCAAGCGTGGCCCGCATCTTCGCGCGCAAGCAGAACTACGACCTCCGCCGCCTGCTGGCCGGTTCGGAGCGCACGCTAGACCGGCTTCTGGACAGTGTGGAGCGGGACCCCGGCGCCCTGCTGTTGGGCGCCGTGCGCTGTGTGCCTCTGGCCCGCCCACTGCGCGAAGCCCTGGGTGCGCTGCTGCGACGGTGCACGGCGCCCGGCCTGGCCCTCTCGGTGCTGGCCATCGGAGGTCGACTGGTGACGGCGGCCCAGGAGCGGACTGTGTTAGCCGAGTGCCGGCTGGACCCCGCCGACCTGCAGCTGCTGCTCGACTGGGTGGGGGCGCCGGCCTTCGCGGCGGGGGAGGCGTGGGCACCCGTGTGCCTGCCCCGCTTCAATCCGGATGGTTTCTTCTACGCCTACGTGGCGCGCCTGGACGCCATGCCCGTGTGCTTGCTGCTGCTTGGCACTGACCCTGAGGCCTTCCATGACATGGCCACCTGCCGGCGCCTGGTTGAAGAGGGCATGCACGCCCTTGGTGCCATGCGGGCCCTGGGGGAGGCTGCCAGCTTCTCCAATGCCCCATCAGCCAGTGCTCCTGCCTACAGCGTGCAGGCTGTGGGGGCACCGGGCCTCCGGCACTTCCTCTATAAGCCACTGGATATCCCCGACCATCACCGCCAGCTGCCCCAGTTTACCAG CCCTGAGCTGGAGGCCCCGTACAGCAGAGAGGAGGAGCGACAGCGCCTGTCCGACCTGTATCACCGTCTGCACGCGCGCCTCCACAGCGCCTCCAGGCCCCTGCGTCTCATTTACCACGTGGCGGAGAGGGAGACACTGCTGGCCTGG GTGACTTCCAAATTTGAACTCTATACCTGCCTCAGCCCACTGGTGACAAAGGCAGGTGCCATCTTGGTAGTGACCAAACTCCTGCGCTGGGTGAAGAAAGAGGAGGATCGACTCTTCATCCGTTACCCACCCAAGTACTCCACACCCCCGGCTGCCCCAGCTGCCTCTACAGACCAACCTTCCCATAATGGCTTGTTCACTGGACCTTGA